The nucleotide sequence ATAAACAAACAACCGTTTATGCCCGATGCGATCTCCCAAGGTACCCGCGCCTAGCAACAACCCAGAGACGACAAGAGGATAGATATTCACTATCCATAACTTTTCCGTTGTATTCGCCCCCAAACTGTGGGTCAGACTCGGTAACGCGGTATATAACACGGTCATATCGATAGCAACCAGCGATAACGCGACTGAAACAGCAGTGAGCACCCACCATTTTTTTATCGTATTCATTTCATTCATTTTTACTGCCTATGTCATCTCCAGGAAATCTGGCGTCATTTAGACGCCATAATTATCATATTCTTGCAATAAATTGTTAACGTTAACGCTAAGAGTGATATCACGTTTCAACTTTTTGTTTAATTCCGTTTCCGTTACCCCCTGAATAGCGCCTTGCCCAACAAGCTTCTCCACTCGACTACGTGACAATGCGAGCTTTTTGGTCAAGATTGAGATCAACCTGATAGGAATGGGATATTCAAGCTGTATTGTGATCTCTGCCGCTGGAATTTGAGCGATGTCCTGAAGCTTTTTACCTTCGATGATAAAGTCAGGAGCAGTGCCGAGTTCAGCTCTATTTTTTGCCAATACGCGGTAATCAAATGCATACCGTCGTATTTCATCTTGATCATTATGCAAAAACCGTTCATACAAATTGCTTTCCAATTTGTTGACATGAATCCTGGAAAAAATATCAATATTCCAGGTGTAATCACATTTCTCACATTTATAGATACTCCACACATCTAAGACTTTTTTCTGCGCATTAACCCTAAAAGTGCCGGCTGGATAAAACTCCTTTTTTACTTCACAGCCAGGGCAACGTTTCAAAATGGCCTGATAGCCTACGGGCCTTACTAACCAGATAACATTTCTATTTGTCATGATAGATCCACGTTTAAATTGGTCAAGTTAGCTACGGCTAAATTGGTCAATTTCAGATCTGATTTTGATGGCATTCTATAACATCAGATCTTGAAACCCTTTATCAATTCGTTGCTTAGGTGACAGAAGACAGAAGACAGAAGACAGAAGACAGAAGACAGAAGAACTTGACGTGAATTGCTATAAGCCTGCAAGCAATATTTTTTCTGGGCAGTTTTCTGCATCAGACGCCGTTTATTTCGGGATATCATCGCCATTATATACCCTATGGATTTCAAGATGCATCGCGACGGCAAGGGAACGAATCCCCGGGAGCATAGATAACGATGTAACCGGGGTGAGTGAGTGCAGCCAACAAAGAGGCAACTTGAAAGATGACGGGTATAGACGATTAAGAGAAGGCAAACCTGACCCACGTTACCGCAGGTCAGGCACATCACGGTGATTTTCCTTTATAGAAAGGAGAACCATCACAACTCACGCTTTGGACAATCAATCACGTCGAAATTTTTGCTGTAGCAAATGTATAATTCATCACGATTGATCTGAATGGTTTTTCCCTTTAACGATGGGTTATTTTTCTGGAGGAATTTAATTAACTGCTCATTAGATGGGCGATCACTCGGCAATACCAATCCATCAAACAGTTCTTGCTGTTTACTGAAAAACTGATCTGGCGTTGTAAACGCGCAAACACCATGTTTTTCCCACTCACTTTGTAACAAATCTGCCCCTGGAGAAGCGCACAGATAAGGTTTAATCACCTGATAATCCAGTGGCGGCAAATCCCCTTTGCAAAGACGTGGATGTTTTCTGACATCAGACCAATCACGGCACTGCGCCATTGATTTACTATCACAGGTTTGCGCCCACAAGCCGTGAATCACCCAACTAAATTTGTTTTCGGAGAAACATTGCAATTCAAACTTTTCATATTCACGCTGCGCTTCAGCAAGTTTGTTACTCTTTTTCAGGCGCTCAATATTCTTTGCTTTGCCCTTACAAAATGCAGGAGAATAACTAATAGCCAGTTTGAAGTAATCTGTCGATGCGGTTGCGTTCTGACCATAACGATCACCTTTAGCAACATAGTCATAATCTTTCGGCGGAGTAGCCGGTAAGATACAAGATGCCCCCTCTTCCAATGTTGATAGAGACGCCAACGAGTCAGTCACTTCTGGTTGCTTCGCACAACCCACAATCAGTAAAACGAATATTGCTGATAATAAATTAAAAAAACGCATCTTCATTCCTTTATGGGAAATTATTTCCCTGTTGATGGTAAACAAACAAAAACCTGCCCAAATTAGGGCAGGCGACTATTAAAATTATTTTTTTTCAGTCAGATCAATTTGATACACCGCAAAACCGATCTCATCATTTTCCAAATATTTCACTGGATATTGAGAAAATGCTTTGATGAATTTCGCCGCTTTCTCACTTGGAGACGTTTCGAAACGGATATCCAATTTCTTGTCAGTTTTGATTGGCATAATCGACCAGTTATTCTCTGCTTTGGTCGTTACTATCCCTTTCTGTTTAGACATTTTGACAATGTAAGCCGCCAAAATAGCGCGGTTCTCATCCGGTGAAGAGAATGCGATGTGATCTTCACCTGTGCCAGCAAATTTACCGCCATAGGCGCGGTAATTATTGGTAGCAATGAGAAATTTAGCGTGAGGATCGATCGGTTTACCTTGGTAAGTCAGCTCTTTGATACGATTCGCCCCTTGATGGATGATCTGGCAATCAACGTCGTATTTAGCAGGTTGAGTCAGATCAATCTTATAATTCACGCCACTTATCATGTCGAAGTTATAAGTACGGAAGCCGCTCCAATTCAACAGATACTGCGGCTGAGTTGAATTTGGATCAATCTGGTTATACATGCCGGCCGAACACTCCAACCATTCAATCACATCAGCACCGGTGACTTTCACAACAGCCAGTGTATTGGAATAGAGATACAAATCTGCTGCGTTACGAAAGGTTAAATCACCTTTTTCAACTTCAACAAACTCTGCGGGTGCATTTTTACGCCCGCCAACTTTGAATGGTGCCGCAGCGGCCAGAACAGGAATATCCGCTAAATCGGGATCACCTTGAATAAAATGCCGCGTGTAATCGGCTTGTGCATCATTCACAATCTGCACTGTCGGGTCACTTTGAATCAAAGCCAAATAGCTATACATATTGGCAGACGCTTTGCCAATCAATTTACCGACAAAACCCCGCGTTCCCTGATGAGCTTGCCCAATAATTTTTGCCAATTCACTATCACGCTCAACCAGTGCCTTTTTATTCACTTTGTCATAAATCGGGCGCGCTTCCGCTTTGGCTTCCGTCACTTTCCAGGCCCCACCCTCGTTGTCGATAACCATATCAACAACACCTAAATGATCACCCCATTGGCCGGGCATAACAGCCGGAATACCGTTAACCGTACCTTTGGCAACATCAACGCCTTTAATATCGGCAAATTCTTTGCTTGGAA is from Photorhabdus laumondii subsp. laumondii and encodes:
- a CDS encoding DUF1062 domain-containing protein — encoded protein: MTNRNVIWLVRPVGYQAILKRCPGCEVKKEFYPAGTFRVNAQKKVLDVWSIYKCEKCDYTWNIDIFSRIHVNKLESNLYERFLHNDQDEIRRYAFDYRVLAKNRAELGTAPDFIIEGKKLQDIAQIPAAEITIQLEYPIPIRLISILTKKLALSRSRVEKLVGQGAIQGVTETELNKKLKRDITLSVNVNNLLQEYDNYGV
- a CDS encoding ribonuclease T2 family protein, coding for MRFFNLLSAIFVLLIVGCAKQPEVTDSLASLSTLEEGASCILPATPPKDYDYVAKGDRYGQNATASTDYFKLAISYSPAFCKGKAKNIERLKKSNKLAEAQREYEKFELQCFSENKFSWVIHGLWAQTCDSKSMAQCRDWSDVRKHPRLCKGDLPPLDYQVIKPYLCASPGADLLQSEWEKHGVCAFTTPDQFFSKQQELFDGLVLPSDRPSNEQLIKFLQKNNPSLKGKTIQINRDELYICYSKNFDVIDCPKREL
- a CDS encoding bifunctional 2',3'-cyclic-nucleotide 2'-phosphodiesterase/3'-nucleotidase; the protein is MVNNVLKVSTLTLLVACNVHAATVDLRVMETSDVHSNLIDFDYFKDKPTEQFGLVRTASLVKAAKAEASNTILVDNGDLIQGSPLADYVAAKGLKKGESHPAHQLMNTMGYTVGNFGNHEFNFGLDYLKKAIAGAKFPYINANIMDAKTGKNYFTPYIIVDTPVKDREGKNHTIKIGYIGFVPPQIVIWDKVNLDGKVVVNDITETAKKFVPQMKKAGADLIIAIPHSGFSKEPYKAMAENSVYYLSEVKGIDAIMFGHSHGVFPSKEFADIKGVDVAKGTVNGIPAVMPGQWGDHLGVVDMVIDNEGGAWKVTEAKAEARPIYDKVNKKALVERDSELAKIIGQAHQGTRGFVGKLIGKASANMYSYLALIQSDPTVQIVNDAQADYTRHFIQGDPDLADIPVLAAAAPFKVGGRKNAPAEFVEVEKGDLTFRNAADLYLYSNTLAVVKVTGADVIEWLECSAGMYNQIDPNSTQPQYLLNWSGFRTYNFDMISGVNYKIDLTQPAKYDVDCQIIHQGANRIKELTYQGKPIDPHAKFLIATNNYRAYGGKFAGTGEDHIAFSSPDENRAILAAYIVKMSKQKGIVTTKAENNWSIMPIKTDKKLDIRFETSPSEKAAKFIKAFSQYPVKYLENDEIGFAVYQIDLTEKK